Proteins encoded by one window of Prosthecobacter vanneervenii:
- the mtnB gene encoding methylthioribulose 1-phosphate dehydratase: MPTSPDSPLTRQKVNLLTRELIQCGRDFHHRGWSLGTSSNYSVVLERDPLKLLMTGSGFDKGQLLPEQFVIVDEQAQLLSPGPLKPSAEALLHTELAKHGAGAVLHTHSVPATVLSEYFVRHGGLRITGYEMLKGLSGIQTHEAEAWIEIYPNTQDIASLAAEINQRLGDRSNPLRHGFLMAGHGLYTWGENIAAARRQVEVLEFLFEVVTQKRLLFGSF; this comes from the coding sequence ATGCCTACATCTCCAGACTCCCCCCTGACAAGACAAAAGGTAAACCTCCTGACACGTGAGCTTATCCAGTGCGGCAGGGACTTTCATCATCGGGGCTGGTCGCTGGGCACGAGCAGCAACTACAGCGTTGTGCTGGAGCGCGATCCGCTGAAGCTGCTCATGACGGGAAGTGGTTTTGACAAAGGTCAGCTACTACCAGAGCAGTTCGTCATAGTGGACGAACAAGCGCAGCTTTTGAGTCCGGGACCGCTCAAGCCCTCCGCCGAGGCTTTGCTGCACACGGAGCTGGCCAAGCATGGAGCAGGCGCTGTGCTGCACACCCACTCGGTGCCTGCCACCGTGCTGAGCGAGTATTTTGTCAGGCATGGCGGGCTACGCATTACTGGGTATGAGATGCTCAAGGGCCTATCCGGCATCCAGACGCATGAGGCGGAGGCGTGGATCGAGATCTACCCGAACACGCAGGACATTGCCTCTCTAGCGGCAGAGATCAACCAACGGCTGGGCGACCGATCTAATCCACTACGCCATGGGTTTCTGATGGCAGGTCATGGTCTTTACACCTGGGGGGAGAACATTGCGGCGGCACGGCGGCAGGTGGAGGTGCTGGAGTTTCTTTTCGAAGTCGTCACGCAGAAGCGGTTGCTCTTTGGGTCATTCTGA
- a CDS encoding 1,2-dihydroxy-3-keto-5-methylthiopentene dioxygenase, with translation MAHIRIPSADRVIDDADSIRRFLLPYGIHYDRWAVEGRIDRDATQEEILAAYAPEVEALKQRGGYITADVVNVTPDVPNLQEMLNKFNQEHRHAEDEVRFIVKGRGIFYIHPENGDAVFSIEVEEGDLINVPAGTKHWFDLCADRTIRAIRLFKEKAGWTPLYTGDAIASGYQPLCFGPNYIAAKGIQIEHAVSIAA, from the coding sequence ATGGCCCACATCCGTATTCCTTCCGCAGACCGTGTCATTGATGACGCGGACAGCATCCGCCGTTTTTTGCTGCCCTATGGCATCCACTATGACCGCTGGGCAGTGGAGGGGCGGATAGACCGTGATGCGACGCAGGAGGAAATCCTGGCCGCCTACGCCCCGGAGGTGGAGGCGCTGAAGCAGAGGGGAGGCTACATCACCGCCGATGTGGTGAACGTGACGCCTGATGTGCCGAATCTGCAGGAGATGCTGAACAAGTTTAACCAGGAGCACCGCCATGCGGAGGATGAGGTGCGCTTTATCGTGAAAGGGCGCGGCATTTTTTACATCCATCCGGAGAACGGGGATGCGGTCTTTTCCATCGAGGTGGAGGAGGGAGATCTGATCAATGTGCCGGCCGGGACGAAGCACTGGTTTGACCTCTGCGCCGACCGGACGATCCGTGCGATCCGTCTCTTCAAAGAGAAAGCTGGATGGACGCCGCTGTACACCGGTGATGCCATCGCGAGCGGCTACCAGCCGCTGTGTTTTGGGCCGAACTACATCGCCGCCAAGGGCATTCAGATTGAGCACGCAGTCTCCATCGCCGCATGA
- the mtnC gene encoding acireductone synthase encodes MITFSGRMILLDIEGTVSPLAFVHEVMFPYARERAGAYLAAHWGAAVIVQLAQDAGVTAFATPAETEAAVHRLMDADAKVSGLKQLQGLIWEEGFKNGELCSSLFDDVPTALLEWRRMELGIRIYSSGSVHAQRLFFAHTQSGDLTVHLSGYYDTTTGFKKESTSYTTIAADCGLTPERILFVSDVVEELNAARNAGMLTALAVRPGNKPAPPNDHPAITSLSEIALA; translated from the coding sequence ATGATCACGTTTTCGGGCAGGATGATCCTGCTGGACATCGAGGGCACGGTGTCGCCGCTGGCGTTTGTGCATGAGGTGATGTTTCCGTATGCGCGAGAGCGAGCGGGAGCTTATCTGGCCGCGCACTGGGGCGCGGCTGTCATTGTGCAACTGGCGCAAGACGCGGGTGTAACGGCTTTTGCCACACCTGCCGAGACTGAGGCGGCCGTGCATCGGCTGATGGATGCGGATGCCAAAGTGAGCGGACTCAAGCAACTGCAGGGCCTGATCTGGGAAGAAGGCTTTAAAAACGGGGAGCTGTGCAGCAGCCTTTTTGACGATGTGCCGACGGCACTGCTGGAATGGCGGCGCATGGAGCTGGGCATACGCATTTATTCCTCAGGCAGCGTGCATGCACAGAGGCTCTTTTTTGCGCATACGCAGAGCGGCGACCTGACTGTGCACTTGTCCGGCTACTACGACACGACCACGGGGTTCAAAAAAGAGAGCACCAGCTACACCACCATCGCGGCAGACTGCGGGCTGACACCTGAGCGCATTCTTTTTGTGAGTGATGTGGTGGAGGAATTGAATGCGGCGAGAAATGCGGGCATGCTGACCGCACTGGCCGTACGCCCCGGCAACAAGCCAGCACCGCCCAACGATCATCCAGCCATCACCAGCCTTTCTGAAATCGCCCTCGCATGA
- the mtnA gene encoding S-methyl-5-thioribose-1-phosphate isomerase — protein MKIHGQLRRSIEADHSKQTAQIIDQTLLPHHVEWRELSTLEDAAEAIKVMRVRGAPLIGATAAYGMFFGLRADASDAGLHQAYDVLHATRPTAVNLRWALDRMKRTVEPLSPEKRAEAAWEEALAICEEDVKTNHAIGRHALELFREIQARKSDPDAPLNVMTHCNAGWLATVDWGTAISPIYQAHDAGLKVHVWVSETRPRGQGASLTAFELKEHGVPYTLIVDNNAGHLLQRGLVDVVIVGTDRVTAHGDVANKIGTYLKALAAKAHDVPFYVATPVSTIDWTIADGVRDIPIEQRSSREVTHMPGLTDQGNREEVLITPEGTQARNDGFDVTPAALVTALVTEHGAYPATAAALQELQAKL, from the coding sequence ATGAAAATTCACGGCCAGCTCCGACGCTCGATTGAAGCGGATCATTCCAAGCAAACCGCGCAGATCATTGACCAGACACTGCTGCCGCACCACGTGGAGTGGCGGGAGCTGAGCACGCTGGAAGATGCGGCGGAAGCGATCAAGGTGATGCGTGTGCGCGGTGCGCCGCTGATCGGGGCCACGGCGGCGTATGGGATGTTTTTTGGCCTGCGGGCCGATGCAAGCGATGCGGGACTGCACCAGGCGTATGATGTGCTGCATGCCACCCGGCCCACAGCGGTGAATCTGCGCTGGGCGCTGGACCGGATGAAGCGTACGGTGGAACCGCTGAGCCCGGAGAAGCGTGCCGAGGCCGCTTGGGAGGAGGCGCTGGCGATCTGCGAGGAGGATGTGAAGACGAACCACGCCATCGGCAGACATGCGCTGGAGCTGTTTCGTGAGATTCAGGCCAGGAAGAGCGATCCAGATGCGCCGCTGAATGTGATGACGCACTGCAACGCCGGGTGGCTGGCGACAGTGGACTGGGGCACGGCGATCTCGCCCATCTATCAGGCGCATGATGCGGGCCTGAAGGTGCATGTGTGGGTGAGTGAAACGCGGCCGCGCGGCCAGGGGGCCTCCCTGACGGCCTTTGAGCTGAAGGAGCATGGCGTTCCATACACACTGATCGTGGATAACAACGCCGGGCACCTGCTGCAACGCGGGCTGGTGGATGTGGTGATCGTGGGCACGGACCGGGTGACGGCGCATGGCGATGTGGCGAACAAGATCGGCACCTACCTGAAGGCGCTGGCGGCGAAAGCGCATGATGTGCCGTTTTATGTGGCCACACCGGTGAGCACGATCGACTGGACGATCGCCGACGGCGTGCGGGACATCCCCATCGAGCAACGCAGCAGCCGGGAGGTGACGCATATGCCAGGGCTGACTGATCAGGGAAATCGGGAGGAAGTGCTGATAACACCTGAGGGCACTCAGGCACGGAATGACGGCTTTGATGTGACACCGGCCGCGCTGGTGACCGCGCTGGTGACGGAGCATGGGGCCTACCCTGCCACGGCTGCTGCGCTGCAAGAACTGCAGGCCAAACTATGA
- a CDS encoding Gfo/Idh/MocA family protein — MTSRRSFITQSALAFTALSASRVLGANETIRIASIGLGGQGLGNAGRMAKVPGVEIAYLCDPDTAALDKAKKTFPNAKTTQDLRKVMEDKSIDAVVVSTGNHWHVLASIWAMQAGKDVYVEKPVSHNIWEGRKLVEAARKYNRIVQGGTQQRSDPLQDEIKAFLDAGTMGKIKYVRCNHYSMRSSIGKRTEPLTPPPTVNYDIWLGPAQDEPIYREKFHYDWHWNWNTGNGEMGNWGPHILDDLRNVVFRDKVALPKRVIAGGGRFGWNDAGETPNTHFAYMDTGDIPVIVDFHNLPRQKGIKAPDVYLRRRTGAFLIIECEGGYYTGSRGGGTAFDSEGKKLHTFKGDGGKTHAANFIDAIRSRKSADLKGEVEKIHFSSAWCHLANTSFRLGQKYNREQAEAAVKGFQPWNDVIADFHAHLVKNELDASTLDIKMGPMLELDVAKETFIGDTATPEALALLTRKYRQGYEVPQQV, encoded by the coding sequence ATGACCTCACGTCGCTCCTTCATCACACAGTCTGCCCTCGCATTCACGGCCTTGTCCGCCAGCCGCGTGCTCGGCGCCAATGAAACCATCCGCATCGCCTCCATCGGCCTCGGCGGCCAGGGGCTTGGAAACGCAGGACGCATGGCCAAAGTCCCCGGCGTGGAGATCGCCTACCTCTGCGATCCCGACACCGCCGCTCTCGACAAAGCCAAAAAGACCTTCCCCAATGCCAAGACCACCCAGGACCTTCGCAAGGTCATGGAAGACAAAAGCATCGACGCTGTCGTCGTCTCCACCGGCAATCACTGGCACGTGCTCGCCTCCATCTGGGCCATGCAGGCAGGCAAAGATGTTTACGTGGAAAAGCCCGTCTCCCACAACATCTGGGAAGGCCGCAAGCTCGTTGAGGCCGCACGTAAGTACAACCGCATCGTCCAGGGCGGTACCCAGCAGCGCAGCGATCCCCTGCAGGATGAGATCAAAGCCTTCCTCGATGCTGGCACCATGGGAAAAATCAAATACGTGCGCTGCAATCACTACAGCATGCGCTCCTCCATCGGCAAACGCACAGAGCCTCTCACCCCGCCTCCCACCGTCAACTACGACATCTGGCTTGGCCCGGCCCAGGATGAGCCCATCTACCGCGAGAAATTCCACTACGACTGGCACTGGAACTGGAACACCGGCAATGGCGAGATGGGCAACTGGGGCCCCCATATTCTCGATGACCTCCGCAACGTCGTCTTCCGCGACAAAGTCGCCCTGCCCAAGCGCGTCATCGCTGGCGGCGGACGTTTCGGCTGGAATGACGCCGGCGAGACGCCCAACACCCACTTCGCCTACATGGACACCGGAGACATCCCGGTGATCGTCGATTTCCACAACCTGCCCCGCCAGAAGGGCATCAAAGCGCCAGACGTTTACCTGCGCCGTCGCACAGGCGCTTTCCTCATCATCGAGTGCGAGGGCGGCTACTATACCGGCAGCCGCGGCGGTGGCACCGCCTTCGATTCCGAAGGCAAAAAGCTCCACACCTTCAAAGGCGACGGTGGCAAAACCCACGCCGCCAATTTCATCGACGCCATCCGCAGCCGTAAATCCGCAGACCTCAAAGGCGAGGTGGAAAAAATCCACTTCTCCAGCGCCTGGTGCCATCTGGCTAATACCTCCTTCCGCCTCGGTCAGAAGTACAACCGCGAGCAGGCCGAGGCCGCCGTCAAAGGCTTCCAGCCCTGGAACGACGTCATTGCCGACTTCCACGCCCACCTCGTCAAAAACGAGCTCGATGCCTCCACACTCGACATCAAGATGGGCCCCATGCTGGAGCTCGATGTCGCCAAAGAAACCTTCATCGGCGACACCGCCACTCCCGAAGCCCTCGCGCTGCTCACCCGCAAATACCGCCAGGGCTACGAGGTGCCGCAGCAGGTGTAA
- a CDS encoding NINE protein — MNNITLPSTHNKFVGYLLWIFGFTGAHRFYFGKPKTGILWFLTGGLFLVGWIVDLFLIPGMDREADRRFVPGHLEYSLAWIFLTFLGVFGVHRFYMGKWGTGLLYLFTGGGLLIGIIYDFCTLNTQISNLNAAGRQASAA; from the coding sequence ATGAACAACATCACCCTGCCATCCACGCACAACAAGTTTGTCGGCTACCTCCTCTGGATCTTTGGCTTCACGGGGGCGCACCGTTTCTACTTTGGCAAGCCCAAGACCGGCATCCTCTGGTTCCTCACCGGCGGCCTCTTCCTCGTCGGCTGGATCGTGGACTTGTTCCTCATTCCAGGCATGGACCGCGAGGCCGACCGCCGCTTTGTGCCCGGTCATCTCGAATACTCCCTCGCCTGGATCTTCCTCACTTTCCTCGGCGTCTTTGGTGTGCACCGCTTCTACATGGGCAAATGGGGCACCGGCCTCCTCTACCTCTTCACCGGCGGCGGCCTCCTCATCGGCATCATTTACGACTTCTGCACCCTCAACACTCAGATCAGCAATCTCAATGCGGCTGGGCGTCAGGCTTCCGCCGCTTGA
- a CDS encoding polyribonucleotide nucleotidyltransferase — protein sequence MAIHTQKIQLGAGTLEIETGKFAKLADGAVTVRLGDTIVLVTAVSATKVKDGQDFFPLSVEYKEKASAAGRFPGGYFKREGRPTEKEILTCRMTDRPLRPLFPKGYYYDTQVVAILLSADGENDPDICAMNGASAALCVSDIPFAGPVGAVRIGRINGEFVINPTQSQRLDSDLDLVYVGNKTDVIMIEGAANELPEAEFVKALHFAQNEVTKIVAAQEELTKLAGKTKREVPLMLVKDELLEIAYAVAGDRIESALYTPSKVARGKAVGALKDEVEAAIKAKFPEATGFEISQAFDYLQKKAFRISILDKKNRCDGRGIDQLRPLSGEASVLPRTHGSASFTRGETMALSIATLAPADEAQEMDTYAGGPDTKRFILHYNFPPFSVGETGRFGGQNRREIGHGALAERSIEPVIPPKETFPYAIRVSSEVMESNGSTSMASVCSGVMALLDAGVPIKRPVGGISVGLVTEFEGDNMKRYLTMLDIIGSEDHFGDMDFKLCGTSEGVTGYQLDLKLPGIPLSILEEAIVKAKEGRTQVLSAMAQAIAEVKPLSPYAPRIEIIKINPDKIGELIGPGGKNIKAIQAESGAEISIEDDGTVYVYASRKEGIERAVEMISGTSQEIEVGKTYTGRVVSTTNFGAFMNLGGKKDGLIHISELADFRVNKTEDVVKTGDVVTAKCIGIDDKGRIKMSRKAAMKEKDAAAKAEAEGAATPAA from the coding sequence ATGGCCATCCATACACAGAAAATCCAGCTCGGTGCTGGAACCCTCGAAATCGAAACCGGCAAGTTTGCCAAGCTCGCTGACGGTGCCGTCACCGTCCGTCTCGGCGACACCATCGTCCTCGTTACCGCTGTCTCCGCCACCAAGGTCAAAGACGGCCAGGACTTCTTCCCCCTCTCCGTTGAGTACAAGGAAAAGGCCTCCGCAGCAGGCCGTTTCCCCGGCGGTTACTTCAAGCGCGAAGGCCGCCCCACGGAAAAGGAAATCCTCACCTGCCGTATGACGGACCGCCCTCTGCGTCCGCTCTTCCCGAAAGGCTACTACTACGACACCCAGGTCGTCGCCATCCTGCTCAGCGCTGACGGTGAGAACGATCCGGACATCTGCGCCATGAACGGCGCTTCCGCCGCTCTTTGCGTGTCCGACATTCCCTTCGCGGGCCCCGTCGGTGCCGTCCGTATCGGCCGCATCAATGGCGAGTTCGTCATCAATCCCACTCAGAGCCAGCGTCTTGATAGCGACCTCGACCTCGTTTACGTCGGCAACAAGACCGACGTCATCATGATCGAAGGCGCCGCCAACGAGCTCCCTGAAGCCGAGTTCGTCAAAGCCCTCCACTTCGCCCAGAACGAAGTCACCAAGATCGTCGCCGCCCAGGAAGAGCTCACCAAGCTCGCCGGCAAGACCAAGCGCGAAGTCCCCCTCATGCTGGTGAAGGACGAGCTCCTCGAAATCGCCTACGCCGTCGCTGGCGACCGCATCGAAAGCGCTCTCTACACCCCCTCCAAAGTCGCCCGTGGCAAAGCCGTCGGCGCTCTCAAGGATGAAGTGGAAGCCGCCATCAAGGCCAAGTTCCCTGAAGCCACCGGCTTCGAAATCAGCCAGGCCTTCGACTACCTCCAGAAGAAAGCCTTCCGCATCTCCATCCTCGACAAGAAGAACCGTTGCGACGGCCGTGGTATCGACCAGCTCCGTCCGCTTTCCGGCGAAGCCTCCGTGCTTCCCCGCACTCACGGCTCCGCCAGCTTCACCCGTGGCGAAACGATGGCTCTTTCCATCGCCACCCTCGCCCCGGCAGACGAAGCCCAGGAAATGGACACCTACGCTGGTGGCCCGGACACCAAGCGCTTCATCCTTCACTACAACTTCCCTCCGTTCTCCGTCGGTGAGACCGGCCGCTTCGGTGGTCAGAACCGTCGCGAAATCGGCCACGGCGCCCTCGCAGAGCGCTCCATCGAGCCGGTCATCCCGCCGAAGGAAACCTTCCCCTACGCCATCCGCGTCAGCAGTGAAGTCATGGAGTCCAATGGCTCCACCTCCATGGCCTCCGTGTGCTCCGGCGTCATGGCCCTCCTCGATGCAGGCGTGCCGATCAAGCGCCCTGTCGGTGGCATCAGCGTCGGCCTCGTCACCGAGTTCGAAGGCGACAACATGAAGCGCTATCTCACCATGCTCGACATCATCGGCAGCGAAGACCACTTCGGCGACATGGACTTCAAGCTTTGCGGCACCTCCGAAGGCGTCACCGGCTACCAGCTTGACCTCAAGCTCCCCGGCATCCCTCTGAGCATCCTCGAAGAAGCCATCGTCAAGGCCAAGGAAGGCCGCACCCAGGTGCTCTCCGCCATGGCCCAGGCCATCGCTGAAGTGAAGCCCCTCAGCCCCTATGCCCCGCGCATCGAGATCATCAAGATCAACCCCGACAAGATCGGCGAGCTCATCGGCCCTGGCGGCAAGAACATCAAGGCCATCCAGGCCGAGTCCGGCGCTGAGATCAGCATCGAGGACGACGGCACCGTTTACGTCTATGCCAGCCGCAAGGAAGGCATCGAGCGCGCGGTCGAAATGATCAGCGGCACCTCCCAGGAAATCGAAGTCGGCAAGACCTACACCGGTCGCGTCGTTAGCACCACCAACTTCGGTGCCTTCATGAACCTCGGCGGCAAGAAGGACGGCCTCATCCACATCAGCGAACTTGCCGACTTCCGCGTCAACAAGACCGAAGACGTCGTCAAGACCGGCGATGTCGTCACCGCCAAGTGCATTGGCATCGACGACAAAGGCCGCATCAAGATGAGCCGCAAGGCCGCTATGAAGGAAAAGGACGCCGCCGCCAAGGCCGAAGCCGAAGGCGCTGCAACCCCTGCTGCTTAA
- the rpsO gene encoding 30S ribosomal protein S15, translating into MSEATTIDSTSFKIHEKDTGSADVQVALLTKRINELTQHLAKHEKDHSTRRGLLQMVARRRKLLDYLKLTANERYQKLLKSLSLRR; encoded by the coding sequence ATGAGCGAAGCCACCACCATCGATTCCACCTCCTTCAAGATCCACGAAAAAGACACCGGCAGCGCCGACGTCCAGGTGGCTCTCCTGACGAAGCGGATCAACGAACTCACGCAGCACCTTGCCAAGCATGAGAAGGATCACTCCACACGTCGCGGCCTCCTCCAGATGGTTGCACGTCGTCGCAAGCTGCTTGACTACCTCAAGCTGACTGCCAACGAGCGCTACCAGAAGCTGCTCAAGAGCCTCAGCCTCCGCCGCTAA
- the leuB gene encoding 3-isopropylmalate dehydrogenase, giving the protein MSRKYTLAVLPGDGIGPEVMAEALKVLDAVAARSGIEFTYNHQLVGGAAIDAVGKALPAETVAACEASDAILFGSVGGPKWEKLPPNEQPERGALLPLRKHFGLFANLRPGICYPALTSSSPIRPDLVEGGFDVLCVRELTGGMYFGQPKSRTTLPDGDIEVIDTMVYKKSEIVRIAHVAFKAAQLRRKHVTSVDKANVLTNSVLWRETMVEVAKEYPDVTLAHLYVDNAAMQLIKAPRSFDVLVTENLFGDILSDEMAMIAGSLGMLASASLGKPKGDGLYFGLFEPSGGTAPDIAGMGIANPIAQILSSALLLRFALGLEKEAASIESAVKKVIDDGLRTGDIFSGAPGTRKVNTKEIGEAVIAAL; this is encoded by the coding sequence ATGTCACGCAAGTACACCCTCGCAGTCCTCCCCGGAGATGGCATCGGCCCTGAAGTCATGGCCGAGGCGCTCAAAGTTCTCGACGCCGTCGCCGCCCGCTCTGGCATAGAGTTTACCTACAACCATCAGCTCGTGGGTGGTGCAGCGATCGACGCCGTGGGCAAGGCCCTGCCTGCCGAAACCGTGGCCGCCTGTGAGGCCAGCGACGCCATCCTGTTTGGCTCCGTGGGTGGCCCGAAGTGGGAAAAGCTGCCCCCGAACGAGCAGCCTGAGCGCGGAGCGCTGCTGCCCCTGCGCAAGCATTTTGGCCTCTTTGCCAACCTGCGTCCCGGCATCTGCTACCCTGCCCTGACCTCCTCCTCCCCGATCCGCCCGGATCTTGTGGAAGGCGGCTTTGACGTGCTGTGTGTGCGTGAACTGACCGGTGGCATGTACTTTGGCCAGCCGAAGAGCCGTACGACGCTGCCAGATGGCGACATCGAGGTGATCGACACGATGGTTTATAAGAAAAGCGAGATCGTGCGGATCGCGCACGTGGCGTTCAAGGCCGCGCAGCTGCGCCGCAAGCACGTGACCAGCGTGGACAAGGCGAATGTGCTGACCAACTCCGTGCTGTGGCGCGAGACGATGGTGGAAGTGGCCAAGGAATACCCGGATGTGACGCTGGCCCACCTCTATGTGGACAACGCCGCGATGCAGCTGATCAAAGCCCCACGCAGCTTTGACGTGCTGGTGACCGAGAACCTTTTTGGCGACATCCTCAGTGATGAGATGGCGATGATCGCGGGCTCTCTGGGCATGCTAGCCAGCGCCAGCCTGGGCAAGCCGAAGGGCGACGGCCTTTACTTTGGCCTCTTCGAGCCTTCCGGTGGCACGGCTCCGGACATTGCCGGCATGGGCATTGCCAACCCCATCGCGCAGATCCTGTCCTCCGCCCTGCTGCTGCGCTTTGCGCTGGGTCTGGAGAAGGAAGCTGCGAGCATTGAGTCTGCGGTGAAGAAGGTGATCGACGACGGTCTGCGCACCGGAGACATCTTCAGCGGCGCCCCTGGCACGCGGAAGGTGAACACGAAGGAGATCGGCGAGGCGGTGATTGCTGCGCTGTAA
- a CDS encoding D-2-hydroxyacid dehydrogenase, which produces MKIVLLDAHTANPGDLSWQPLEAIAACDVHPRTPLDQTVARCAGAEIVITNKAPLTREIIAALPELKYIGVTATGFNIVDVAAAKERGIVVTNVPGYSTPAVAQHVIALLLEMTNHVGHAAQSVADGGWVKCPDFAYWDHPIIELSGRTLGIIGYGEIGSAVARIAVAFGMKVLASKRTWKEPPPAGVTPAEIDDIFRQSDVITLHCPLTDATKHLVGERTLGLMKPTAMIINTGRGPLVDEPALAKALNEGRIAGAGLDVLSVEPAKADNPLLTAKNCLITPHVAWASRESRSRLIDITAANLKSFLAGSPVNVVNG; this is translated from the coding sequence ATGAAAATCGTTCTCCTCGACGCCCACACCGCCAATCCTGGCGACCTCTCCTGGCAACCCCTTGAAGCCATCGCCGCTTGCGACGTGCACCCACGCACCCCCTTGGATCAAACCGTTGCCCGCTGTGCCGGCGCCGAGATCGTCATCACCAACAAAGCCCCGCTCACTCGCGAAATCATCGCCGCTTTGCCAGAGCTCAAATACATCGGCGTCACCGCCACCGGCTTCAATATCGTCGATGTCGCCGCCGCAAAAGAACGTGGCATTGTCGTCACCAATGTGCCTGGCTACAGCACGCCCGCTGTCGCGCAGCACGTCATCGCGCTCTTGTTGGAAATGACCAACCACGTCGGCCATGCGGCACAGAGCGTCGCAGACGGCGGCTGGGTGAAATGCCCCGATTTTGCTTACTGGGATCACCCCATCATCGAACTCTCTGGCCGCACCCTTGGCATCATCGGCTATGGCGAAATCGGTAGCGCCGTTGCGCGCATCGCCGTCGCCTTCGGCATGAAAGTCCTCGCCTCCAAGCGTACTTGGAAAGAGCCTCCCCCTGCGGGTGTCACTCCTGCGGAAATCGACGACATCTTCCGCCAGTCCGATGTTATCACCCTCCACTGCCCGCTCACAGACGCCACCAAGCACCTCGTCGGCGAACGCACACTCGGCCTCATGAAGCCCACCGCCATGATCATTAATACCGGTCGTGGTCCCCTCGTCGATGAGCCCGCGCTGGCAAAAGCCCTCAACGAAGGCCGCATCGCTGGAGCCGGACTCGATGTCCTTTCGGTCGAGCCCGCCAAGGCCGACAATCCGCTCCTCACCGCCAAAAACTGCCTCATCACCCCCCACGTCGCCTGGGCCAGCCGCGAATCACGCTCCCGCCTCATCGACATCACCGCCGCCAACCTGAAATCTTTCCTGGCAGGCAGTCCTGTGAATGTAGTGAACGGCTGA
- a CDS encoding ThuA domain-containing protein, which yields MRPLLVSLLSLACLFAVAATNEPAKPIKVLMITGGCCHDYENQKLILSEGLSARANVEFTIVHEEGPEGKKDKTHKISIYEKENWADGYDVILHNECFGAVEDVAFVERIAKAHYNGVPAVMLHCSTHSYRAAKTDEWRKCLGQTSMSHEKNRDLLVKNIAAEHPVMKGFPAEWLDAKDELYKNEKLWEHFVPLAKAYGEDTKKDHNVIWVNEYGKAKVFGTTLGHGNETMQAPVYLDLVARGLLWACGKLGEDGKPLPGYEAKQK from the coding sequence ATGCGTCCCCTGCTCGTTTCCTTGCTTTCCCTCGCCTGCCTGTTTGCTGTCGCGGCCACCAATGAACCGGCGAAGCCGATCAAGGTGCTCATGATCACCGGCGGGTGCTGCCATGACTATGAAAACCAGAAGCTGATTCTGAGCGAGGGGCTGAGCGCACGGGCGAATGTGGAATTTACGATCGTGCATGAGGAAGGGCCAGAGGGAAAGAAGGACAAGACGCACAAGATCTCAATCTATGAGAAGGAAAACTGGGCAGACGGGTATGATGTGATCCTGCACAACGAATGCTTTGGAGCGGTGGAGGATGTGGCGTTTGTGGAGAGGATCGCCAAGGCGCACTACAATGGAGTGCCGGCAGTGATGCTGCACTGCTCCACGCACAGCTACCGTGCCGCCAAGACGGATGAATGGCGCAAATGCCTGGGCCAGACCTCGATGAGCCACGAGAAGAACCGTGACCTGCTGGTGAAGAACATCGCGGCCGAGCACCCGGTGATGAAGGGATTCCCCGCAGAGTGGCTGGACGCCAAGGATGAGCTCTACAAGAACGAAAAGCTGTGGGAGCACTTTGTCCCGCTGGCGAAGGCCTACGGTGAGGACACCAAGAAAGACCACAATGTGATCTGGGTGAACGAGTATGGCAAGGCCAAGGTCTTTGGCACCACGCTGGGCCACGGGAATGAAACCATGCAGGCCCCAGTTTATCTCGACCTGGTGGCGCGCGGGCTGCTGTGGGCCTGCGGCAAGCTGGGCGAGGACGGCAAGCCTCTGCCGGGATATGAAGCCAAGCAGAAGTAA